In Argiope bruennichi chromosome 4, qqArgBrue1.1, whole genome shotgun sequence, a single window of DNA contains:
- the LOC129966494 gene encoding uncharacterized protein LOC129966494 → MFKTAKGFLKEDLLFVAEEIGETLPDKVKISELKDIILNSKEYLDDPDFVTNILVTAVSQRKLKEEQKQKQTEYEESGKIREHELELARIRATLPITGESQNTVISGAKKKFNLPKLEFRQFNGDIKDWLQFWSQFQHIHNDDEIAPENKFQYLVQATVNGSRAREVVESFPATAANYAKAVESLKARFGRDELLVEVYVRELLKLIISVQKHEKISMTSLYDKLESYLRALETLGVTTDKCASILYPMVESCFQEDFLKAWNRSASSAVSTDAKDRLTNLMTFLKAETEGEERINLAMAGFGLGADENRQSFKKKVRDFPMKKVPTAANLLTTTSKEVKKECVFCTGKHSSPDCFQAQKMSLAERYNILREKQCCFACLTPKHTSRSCKAFLRCVICGKKHVPLMCESLEAKNQDSFKSENKSPNVEVNMANNTSSPRVFLQTLKLKMVCGNKEIPVRAILDSGSQKTYVLKNVVEKMGYIPLRKEILMHSLFGGIKSDKCEHNCYRIKLRNQDNSVTCNLEALDQPSICDKISSVTPGSWITELREMKIRLSDVGEEPQSVQVLLGSDVIGKLMTGQRRVLSCGLVAMETLLGWTLSGKVPENEMSSLCNAMLVASLFVKEMDISQLWRLDSLGIQDPSEQKTKEELHKASMEHFLRTVKVDEEERFLVSLPWLDGHLPLPDNFNLALKGLQVTTHKLKKENLFQEYGDVFKEWEREGIIEEVPQEEIKSACHYLPHRHVVKPNSTTKIRPVFNASSKQKGAVSLNDCLEKGLNLIELIPSMLTRFRLYRFGISADIRKAFLQISLYKEDRNFLRFLWHSEEGELIHYRHCRVVFGVSSSPFLLGSTIQYHLERKLEEAQQGRGRYPECIIQKLMNSFYVDNCLASVKTQSELERFIDVATEIMAERKFDLRGWEHSSPSDPIPSPTIILGTIWDRHCDTLSINIPDLRELMEEVITKRNILAASHKVFDPLGITSPVLLLPKLWLQNLWKSKIGWDEEVDLKTRQDFLKWLMELEYLKHVKVPRWLHCDSGFEHISLHFFCDASKLAYSAVVFLRVDSGNSVHIQLVQSKTRIAPCGKKETTIARLELLGAAISARLSSTVLKEFPTDNVYFWTDSTTVLAWLKREEPWGVFVYNRVQEIRKLTPVKAWRHVPGSLNPADCPSRGCSAKQLCSSKWWEGPSWLYLSSHEWPVSDVVVDVNEEEVNKERRAIVTSMVNIQTTDIKSEYFSTYSRNIRVVAWILRFIHNVSNATKLKGSLVYEEFRQAEILCFKSMQSNAFQDEKFLAKMQAFKDEDGLLRIRTKLADSCEKEDFKFPILLPANDIVVKLIREEHIKAMHAGSSILLARLREKFWIIRAKRLVKQVLSECVICKRYKAKHLEVPFAPLPKDRVTQTKVFEVTGVDYAGPLYLKSKGKAWIVLFTCAVYRAVHFELVRSLTTDTFIQALRRFIARRGRISVLYSDNGTNFVGTNNALRALDWDKISVYSTAQKITWKFIPPTAAWWGGWWERIVRMLKELLRRVLGKSIINYEELLTILCDCESIINARPLTYIQDDPNELLPLTPAMFIHGNSNYETPDLDKVDRSSLVKRTKYLQKLREDLRQRFRNEYLALLVHRGTRKSDVLEVGDVVLIGHDNIRRIDWPLGVILEVYPGKDGVPRVARIRTSHGERFRPFQRLYPLEVSAKTEIDVLKTSGKSGLSIEKTPDLPTDHVPDSPTDHVPDSPADHVPDLPAEQVPNSPVERTDISEEIHHTKTRFHEELSIINFNLFILQSSVCNPSLCKVGVCNML, encoded by the coding sequence ATGTTTAAAACAGCTAAGGGCTTCTTGAAAGAGGACTTGTTGTTTGTAGCAGAAGAAATTGGAGAGACACTGCCTGATAAGGTAAAAATTTCTGaactgaaagatattattttgaatagcaAAGAGTATTTGGATGATCCAGACTTTGTGACAAATATTTTAGTAACGGCCGTGAGCCAGCGAAAActaaaagaagaacaaaaacaaaagcaaacaGAATACGAAGAAagtggaaaaataagagaacacgAACTGGAATTGGCGAGAATCAGAGCAACGTTGCCAATTACAGGTGAGTCTCAAAATACTGTTATATCTGgtgctaaaaagaaatttaatctgccaaaattagaatttagacaGTTTAATGGCGATATTAAAGATTGGCTACAATTTTGGAGCCAATTTCAACACATTCATAACGATGATGAAATCGCGCCTGAgaacaaatttcaatatcttgTGCAAGCTACTGTAAATGGATCACGAGCCCGAGAAGTAGTAGAAAGCTTCCCGGCAACAGCAGCCAATTATGCCAaagcagttgaaagtttaaaagcaCGATTTGGGAGAGATGAACTATTAGTAGAAGTTTATGTTCGGGAATTATTGAAGTTGATAATCTCAGTTCAGAAACATGAGAAAATATCGATGACATCTCTCTATGATAAACTCGAATCTTATCTGAGAGCCTTAGAGACTTTAGGAGTGACTACTGATAAGtgtgcttcaattctttatcccATGGTGGAGTCTTGTTTTCAAGAGGACTTTTTGAAAGCATGGAATAGAAGTGCTTCTTCGGCAGTCTCAACTGATGCTAAAGACCGTTTAACCAACTTGATGACTTTTCTTAAAGCAGAAACGGAGGgcgaagaaagaattaatttggcTATGGCTGGTTTTGGCTTGGGTGCAGATGAAAATCGccaatcatttaagaaaaaagtaagagATTTTCCAATGAAAAAGGTACCTACAGCTGCCAATTTATTGACTACAACTTCAAAAGAAGTGAAGAAAGAATGTGTTTTCTGTACTGGGAAACACTCGAGCCCAGACTGTTTTCAAGCTCAGAAGATGAGTTTGGCTGAAaggtataatattttaagagagaagCAATGTTGTTTTGCTTGCTTAACACCAAAGCATACATCTCGTTCCTGTAAGGCATTTTTAAGATGTGTAATATGTGGGAAAAAGCATGTCCCACTTATGTGTGAGTCTCTAGAGGCTAAGAATCAAGATTCATTCAAGAGTGAGAATAAGAGTCCAAATGTTGAAGTTAATATGGCCAACAACACTTCTAGTCCCAGGGTGTTCCTCCAAacgttgaaattaaaaatggtgtGTGGTAACAAAGAAATCCCAGTTAGGGCAATTCTAGATTCTGGGTCACAAAAGACTTATGTATTAAAGAATGTTGTTGAGAAAATGGGATATATCCCACTCAGAAAGGAAATTCTGATGCACTCATTGTTTGGGGGCATTAAATCTGACAAGTGCGAACATAATTGCTATAGGATAAAACTGAGAAATCAAGACAACAGTGTTACATGCAACCTGGAAGCATTAGACCAGCCATCTATATGTGACAAAATTTCATCAGTCACTCCAGGTTCATGGATTACAGAGCTCCGTGAGATGAAGATCAGGCTATCAGATGTAGGGGAGGAGCCACAATCTGTTCAAGTGCTTCTTGGTTCAGATGTGATAGGGAAGCTCATGACTGGCCAGCGTAGAGTTCTATCCTGTGGGCTTGTTGCCATGGAGACACTACTTGGCTGGACTCTGTCAGGTAAAGTTCCTGAGAATGAGATGTCGTCATTATGCAATGCTATGCTGGTGGCCTCCCTATTTGTGAAAGAGATGGATATCTCCCAATTATGGAGATTAGATTCCTTGGGGATCCAAGATCCTTCAGAACAAAAAACCAAAGAGGAGCTTCATAAAGCGTCGATGGAGCACTTCTTAAGAACTGTCAAGGTCGATGAAGAAGAGCGATTCCTTGTCTCCCTACCTTGGCTTGACGGTCATTTGCCTCTTCCAGACAACTTCAATTTGGCACTCAAAGGGTTGCAAGTGACAACCCATAAGCTGAAGAAGGAAAACTTATTTCAAGAATACGGTGATGTCTTTAAAGAATGGGAACGAGAAGGCATAATTGAAGAAGTTCCCCAAGAGGAAATAAAGTCCGCTTGTCACTATCTGCCCCATCGACATGTGGTGAAGCCGAACAGCACTACGAAAATTAGGCCCGTCTTTAACGCTTCATCAAAACAAAAGGGAGCGGTCAGCCTCAATGACTGTTTGGAAAAGGGATTAAACTTGATTGAATTGATCCCTTCCATGTTAACAAGGTTTCGACTGTATAGGTTTGGCATTTCGGCTGATATACGGAAGGCCTTCTTACAAATAAGTCTATATAAGGAGGATCGAAATTTCCTGCGATTTTTGTGGCACAGTGAAGAAGGAGAACTCATACATTACCGACATTGCCGAGTGGTGTTTGGTGTTTCCAGCAGCCCTTTCTTGCTTGGGTCAACAATCCAATACCACTTGGAGAGAAAGTTGGAAGAAGCGCAGCAAGGCCGTGGAAGATACCCTGAGTGCATTATTCAAAAGTTGATGAACAGCTTTTACGTGGACAATTGTTTAGCAAGCGTCAAAACCCAGTCGGAGCTAGAACGATTTATTGATGTAGCCACGGAGATCATGGCTGAAAGAAAATTTGACTTACGAGGGTGGGAGCACTCTAGCCCATCTGATCCAATACCAAGTCCTACAATCATCCTGGGAACGATTTGGGACAGACATTGTGAtactctttcaataaatattcctgATTTGAGAGAACTAATGGAAGAGGTAATcacgaaaagaaatattcttgctGCTTCCCACAAAGTGTTTGATCCCTTGGGGATTACCAGTCCAGTGTTGCTACTACCAAAACTCTGGCTACAAAATTTGTGGAAATCTAAAATCGGTTGGGATGAAGAAGTAGATCTAAAAACACGTCAAGATTTTCTGAAGTGGCTAATGGAGCTGGAATATTTGAAGCATGTTAAAGTACCAAGGTGGTTACACTGTGATAGCGGATTTGAgcatatttcattgcattttttttgcgACGCAAGCAAACTAGCCTATTCTGCGGTTGTTTTCCTACGAGTTGATAGTGGAAACTCTGTACACATACAACTGGTGCAGAGTAAAACTAGAATTGCACCTTGTGGGAAAAAGGAAACAACTATTGCAAGGCTGGAACTTCTTGGTGCTGCTATATCTGCTCGTCTTTCTTCCACTGTCTTGAAAGAGTTTCCAACAGACAATGTTTATTTCTGGACAGACTCTACTACTGTGCTGGCTTGGTTGAAGAGAGAAGAACCGTGGGGTGTATTTGTTTACAACCGTGTTCAAGAAATTCGGAAGCTGACACCAGTCAAAGCTTGGAGACACGTTCCTGGATCACTGAATCCAGCGGACTGTCCGAGTAGAGGGTGTTCAGCGAAGCAGCTTTGCAGTTCGAAATGGTGGGAAGGTCCCAGTTGGTTGTATCTTTCGTCTCATGAATGGCCTGTTAGTGATGTTGTAGTAGATGTCAATGAGGAAGAAGTGAATAAAGAGAGAAGAGCTATCGTGACCTCTATGGTGAATATTCAAACAACAGATATAAAGAGTGAATATTTTTCCACCTATAGTAGAAACATCAGAGTAGTGGCATGGATTCTACGTTTTATTCATAACGTTTCAAATGCAACCAAGCTAAAAGGAAGCTTAGTCTATGAAGAATTCAGACAAGCAGAGATTTTGTGTTTCAAGTCCATGCAGTCAAATGCCTTTCAAGATGAGAAATTTCTTGCTAAAATGCAAGCATTTAAAGATGAAGATGGGCTTCTGAGAATAAGAACCAAACTAGCAGATAGTTGTGAGAAGGAAGATTTCAAGTTCCCAATTCTCTTACCTGCCAATGATATTGTAGTAAAATTAATTCGTGAGGAGCATATAAAAGCAATGCATGCAGGCTCTTCAATATTACTTGCCCGGCTTAGAGAGAAATTTTGGATAATTAGAGCCAAAAGATTAGTTAAGCAGGTTCTTTCTGAGTGTGTGATTTGCAAGCGTTATAAAGCTAAACATCTTGAAGTACCCTTCGCTCCACTGCCTAAAGATAGAGTTACTCAGACAAAGGTATTTGAAGTAACAGGTGTAGACTATGCAGGTCCTCTTTATCTTAAGTCGAAAGGAAAGGCCtggattgttttatttacttgtgCTGTCTACAGAGCAGTGCATTTTGAATTAGTCCGATCACTCACTACTGATACTTTTATTCAAGCCTTAAGAAGGTTCATTGCAAGAAGAGGCAGGATTTCAGTACTTTACAGTGACAACGGTACTAATTTCGTAGGGACAAATAATGCGTTGCGAGCATTAGATTGGGATAAAATTTCTGTGTACTCAACTGCTCAGAAAATCACTTGGAAATTTATCCCACCCACAGCAGCCTGGTGGGGTGGATGGTGGGAGCGTATTGTGAGAATGCTCAAAGAGCTTTTACGTCGAGTATTAggaaaatctattataaattatgaagaacTCCTAACCATCTTATGTGACTGTGAGTCCATAATCAATGCTAGACCGTTGACATACATACAAGATGATCCAAATGAATTGCTACCTTTGACTCCAGCCATGTTTATTCACGGAAACAGCAACTATGAAACGCCAGATTTAGATAAAGTAGATCGATCTTCGTTGGTAAAGCGCACCAAATATTTGCAGAAGTTGCGTGAAGATCTTAGACaaagatttagaaatgaatatcttGCTCTTCTGGTCCACAGAGGGACAAGGAAAAGTGATGTTTTAGAAGTGGGCGATGTTGTACTGATTGGTCATGACAATATTCGACGCATTGACTGGCCTCTTGGTGTTATCTTGGAGGTTTATCCTGGCAAAGATGGTGTCCCTAGAGTAGCGAGAATTAGAACCTCCCATGGTGAGAGGTTCCGTCCCTTCCAAAGGCTTTATCCATTGGAAGTGTCAGCAAAAACTGAAATTGATGTTTTGAAGACCTCAGGAAAAAGTGGCTTATCTATTGAGAAGACTCCTGATTTACCTACTGACCATGTTCCTGATTCACCTACTGACCATGTTCCTGATTCACCTGCTGATCATGTTCCTGATTTACCTGCTGAGCAGGTTCCCAATTCTCCTGTTGAAAGGACTGATATTTCTGAGGAGATACACCATACTAAAACCAGATTTCACGAGGaattaagtattataaatttcaatttgtttatatTGCAAAGTTCAGTTTGTAACCCATCACTTTGCAAGGTGGGAGTATGTAACATGTTGTAA